The Sediminispirochaeta smaragdinae DSM 11293 genome has a segment encoding these proteins:
- the lepA gene encoding translation elongation factor 4: MAISRERMRNFCIIAHIDHGKSTLADRFIQKAKVIDSRKFKDQFLDSMDIERERGITIKSQAITIPYQSRDGQIYELNLVDTPGHVDFSYEVSRAISACEGALLLIDASQGVEAQTFANMYMAVELDLEIIPVVNKIDLPSANIEMVKHQIDHDLGLDPDTAVLVSAKTGEGVDELLERLVELIPPPDGSEDEPLKALIFDSHYDPYRGVVVHLRLYDGIMKRGDEIKLMNNGAVYGIEEVGMFRGDLLPTESLRAGEVGYMIAGIKTISDITVGDTVTHPERPCSVARHGFKEVKPVVFSSIYPIDSDDYELLLSALDKLKLNDASLVYEKDSSAALGFGFRCGFLGLLHLEVIQERLEREFGLSVVFTSPSVRYRVTMKSGERFFLDNPLSFPDQVKIETIEEPYIHATIITPSDYLGPIMNLCLEKRGVQQSMTYLDEKRVEMVYEMPLAEVLYEFYDRLKSVSRGYASFDYELSDLKVTDLVRLDILVNGEIVDALSQLVFRENAAYRARIICKKLREEIPRQQFKIPIQGSVGSTIIARETISALRKDVTAKCYGGDISRKRKLLEKQKEGKKRMKMVGSVEVPQSAFLSVLKSEER; encoded by the coding sequence ATGGCAATATCTCGCGAACGAATGCGCAATTTTTGTATCATTGCGCACATTGATCATGGAAAATCTACCCTCGCCGACCGTTTTATCCAGAAAGCGAAGGTGATCGACAGCAGAAAATTCAAGGACCAGTTCCTCGACAGCATGGACATTGAAAGGGAACGGGGAATAACCATCAAAAGCCAGGCTATTACCATTCCCTATCAGAGCAGGGACGGCCAGATTTACGAGCTAAACCTTGTCGACACGCCGGGGCATGTCGATTTTTCCTACGAGGTTTCAAGGGCCATCAGCGCCTGTGAAGGGGCTCTCTTGCTGATTGATGCGAGTCAGGGGGTTGAAGCCCAAACCTTTGCAAATATGTATATGGCCGTGGAACTCGACCTTGAGATCATTCCTGTGGTCAATAAAATTGATCTTCCCAGTGCAAATATCGAGATGGTTAAGCATCAGATCGATCATGACCTCGGTCTTGATCCTGACACCGCCGTTCTTGTTTCTGCTAAGACCGGCGAAGGGGTAGATGAGCTTCTGGAGCGGCTGGTTGAGCTGATTCCTCCTCCCGACGGGTCGGAAGACGAGCCCTTGAAGGCCTTGATTTTCGATAGTCACTACGACCCGTATCGCGGTGTCGTCGTTCATCTTCGGCTCTATGACGGTATCATGAAACGTGGTGATGAAATCAAGCTGATGAACAATGGGGCGGTCTACGGTATAGAAGAGGTGGGAATGTTTCGAGGTGATTTGCTTCCTACCGAATCGCTCCGCGCCGGTGAAGTGGGCTATATGATCGCCGGAATTAAGACCATCAGCGATATAACTGTCGGAGATACCGTAACCCATCCCGAGCGTCCCTGTAGCGTGGCCCGCCACGGTTTTAAAGAGGTTAAACCGGTCGTCTTTTCTTCCATCTATCCCATCGACAGCGATGACTATGAACTGCTTCTTAGCGCGCTGGATAAACTGAAACTCAATGATGCCTCCCTCGTCTATGAAAAGGACTCTTCGGCGGCCCTCGGTTTTGGATTTCGGTGCGGTTTCCTCGGTCTTTTGCACCTGGAAGTGATCCAGGAGCGACTGGAACGGGAGTTCGGACTCTCCGTCGTGTTTACCAGCCCCTCGGTTCGTTATCGCGTTACCATGAAAAGTGGAGAGCGCTTTTTCCTTGATAATCCGCTTTCCTTTCCCGATCAGGTGAAGATTGAGACAATCGAAGAGCCTTATATCCATGCAACCATCATTACCCCTTCAGACTATCTTGGGCCCATCATGAATCTGTGTCTTGAAAAGCGGGGTGTGCAGCAGTCGATGACCTACCTCGATGAGAAACGGGTAGAGATGGTCTACGAGATGCCCCTTGCCGAGGTTTTGTATGAGTTTTACGACAGGCTTAAATCGGTAAGCCGCGGCTACGCCTCCTTTGATTATGAGCTTTCCGATCTCAAGGTAACCGATCTTGTCAGGCTCGATATCCTTGTCAACGGTGAGATTGTCGATGCCCTCAGTCAGCTTGTGTTTCGTGAAAATGCCGCTTATCGTGCAAGGATCATCTGCAAAAAGCTGCGGGAAGAGATCCCCAGGCAGCAGTTCAAGATTCCGATTCAGGGTTCCGTCGGCAGCACCATTATCGCGCGGGAGACCATCAGCGCCTTGCGAAAAGATGTTACGGCAAAGTGTTACGGTGGTGATATCAGCAGAAAGCGCAAACTCTTGGAAAAGCAGAAAGAGGGAAAGAAGCGAATGAAGATGGTCGGAAGTGTTGAGGTCCCCCAGAGCGCCTTTCTTTCGGTTCTCAAGAGCGAAGAACGCTAA
- a CDS encoding motility associated factor glycosyltransferase family protein, which yields MAETSSSKGPLLQAAGGGLSCFYANRNLYHYKEPVEKARQRADAAPLSPQTLYILPSPLLWYGVDRLLERIDETSLILAVEIDEELYNLAEERRPSSLCKNERLVFLKEDQALGIPPPVSLSTIRRVRLVTLNGGYALAPESYRRLVSHYERYIRLQWQNRMTLVWFGPLWLKNFFYNCAAIANQDIIPLRQSKLPILIAGAGPSLEEAIPLIERYRKQFLLLAVDTALSPLKAHGLDPDLIVCQDGQYYTMGDFITSQGFSTPLLFDLTAFRGVPRHQQAPLLPFLSSFDSSQLLARFSHAVPNIPLLPPVGSVGVTALLLAQKMKPPALLLAGLDFSYRLGKSHCRGTPFHHRELQNRRRLSPEGDVSAILQRHPFCLDEKQVPPLISDFVLSGYEENFTERLSAFKSAMPICIFPGSLPSLNMRDKTGKRYGHDPARFLSELEKKHDSSVNLFSSRGNDDLNTGRDVQDFLLSEQRLLRQFVQGDRRLWKELDYLYRFFPDFHRIDQEQPDDGFFRRTIASAQRFIRIIEQALSVLRS from the coding sequence GTGGCTGAGACCTCCTCGTCCAAAGGCCCTCTCCTGCAAGCCGCAGGTGGAGGGCTTTCCTGTTTTTATGCAAACAGGAATCTCTATCATTACAAAGAACCAGTCGAGAAAGCGCGCCAGAGAGCCGATGCCGCACCTCTTTCCCCTCAGACACTCTATATACTACCTTCTCCTCTTCTCTGGTATGGTGTCGATAGATTGCTTGAAAGGATCGATGAAACCTCTCTGATCCTTGCCGTCGAAATCGATGAAGAGCTCTACAACCTCGCAGAGGAGAGAAGGCCTTCTTCTCTTTGCAAGAACGAACGGCTTGTGTTTCTCAAAGAAGATCAAGCCCTTGGAATCCCCCCGCCGGTCTCGCTAAGCACTATTCGCAGGGTTCGCTTGGTCACGTTGAACGGGGGCTACGCCCTTGCTCCTGAATCATACCGCCGACTGGTCTCCCACTATGAACGATATATACGCCTCCAATGGCAAAATAGGATGACTCTCGTATGGTTTGGGCCGCTTTGGTTGAAAAATTTCTTTTATAATTGCGCGGCGATCGCAAACCAGGACATAATACCGCTTCGACAGAGCAAGCTCCCGATTTTGATTGCGGGAGCGGGCCCCTCCCTTGAAGAGGCCATTCCCCTCATAGAGCGTTATCGCAAGCAATTCCTCTTGCTTGCGGTGGACACGGCCCTATCGCCACTGAAGGCGCACGGTTTAGATCCCGATCTTATCGTCTGTCAGGACGGCCAATATTATACCATGGGGGACTTTATTACCTCGCAGGGCTTTTCCACCCCGCTTCTTTTCGATCTCACAGCCTTCAGAGGGGTTCCACGACATCAACAGGCCCCACTCTTACCCTTTCTATCGTCCTTTGATTCTTCGCAGCTTCTTGCCCGCTTCTCGCACGCCGTACCGAACATACCGCTTCTGCCCCCGGTCGGCTCGGTCGGGGTGACGGCTCTGCTCTTGGCCCAAAAGATGAAACCGCCTGCACTGCTGCTTGCAGGCCTCGACTTCTCATATCGACTCGGCAAAAGCCATTGTCGGGGAACCCCTTTCCATCACCGGGAACTTCAAAACCGAAGGAGGCTAAGCCCGGAGGGGGATGTTTCAGCCATACTGCAGCGCCATCCCTTTTGCCTCGATGAAAAGCAGGTTCCCCCGCTAATAAGCGACTTCGTTCTCTCAGGCTATGAAGAAAATTTTACCGAACGGCTTTCCGCCTTCAAGTCCGCAATGCCTATCTGTATCTTTCCGGGAAGCCTGCCCTCACTCAATATGAGAGATAAAACAGGAAAAAGGTACGGCCATGATCCTGCCCGTTTTCTTTCTGAGCTGGAAAAGAAGCACGACTCTTCAGTAAACCTCTTCTCATCCAGAGGAAACGACGACCTAAATACAGGAAGGGATGTGCAGGACTTTCTTCTCTCCGAGCAGCGTTTACTGAGACAATTTGTTCAGGGAGACAGGCGATTATGGAAGGAGCTTGATTATCTTTATCGCTTCTTTCCCGACTTTCATCGTATCGATCAGGAACAGCCGGACGATGGCTTCTTTCGTCGAACCATCGCCTCGGCTCAGAGATTTATCCGTATTATCGAACAAGCCCTTAGCGTTCTTCGCTCTTGA
- a CDS encoding peptidylprolyl isomerase codes for MPSKSKDHKDHIDKPNVVEKKRDQHPMLWAFSVFILVLIVVTFVGAPAISHFGSQRGSIVFGSWNGEPIEYRPDNYLSRQRDMVAKRYQAMFQQSQGQDNIDWQLFQVWNGAFELTVIHSAIMEEAQKSGLQVSDERVDRALTYYEGYWENGKFSPEAYRNTSSSEKFSVRNYYHESLIHQQWVSDVFSTHSSSAEKAFLLSLASPERNFRFVNWDLNSYPAEKVAEYGRQTGDLFAEGSFSRISLKDDKKSAEAVLKQLREETSTFEELATAHSTDIYADKGGEMGYVMRYALQSDISNDKDLDEVFSLAPGEASGLVETPYGWAIYRSNGPIRDADFTNDETIDKVRSYMLVNDRGIVEDYFLDLGKTFGESAEKSSFSETSDTMGLTEHLTDYFPINFGSVGFLKVIRTLDNSNYLQSIGSNDRILKLLFSLEPEGVSEPQVVGNSVIVFQMIDERDAPQTVKDTIDQRYRSVITNMTDDRVRRLFLGSKKLENNFMEVFSTRILNRG; via the coding sequence ATGCCAAGCAAATCGAAGGATCATAAGGATCATATCGACAAACCCAATGTCGTAGAAAAAAAACGAGACCAGCACCCTATGCTTTGGGCTTTCAGTGTTTTCATCCTGGTGCTTATTGTTGTTACGTTTGTCGGGGCCCCGGCAATATCTCATTTCGGAAGTCAGAGGGGAAGTATCGTTTTCGGAAGCTGGAACGGAGAACCGATTGAATATCGTCCGGATAACTATCTTTCACGGCAGAGAGATATGGTTGCCAAACGTTATCAGGCAATGTTTCAGCAATCCCAGGGACAGGACAATATAGATTGGCAGCTATTCCAGGTTTGGAATGGGGCTTTCGAGTTGACGGTCATACATTCGGCCATCATGGAAGAAGCCCAAAAGAGCGGTTTACAGGTAAGCGACGAGCGCGTAGACAGAGCCCTGACCTACTATGAAGGATACTGGGAAAACGGAAAGTTCAGTCCGGAGGCGTATAGGAATACCTCGAGCAGCGAGAAGTTTTCCGTCAGAAATTATTACCATGAAAGTCTCATTCATCAGCAATGGGTGAGTGATGTGTTTAGCACCCACTCAAGCAGTGCCGAGAAAGCGTTTCTGCTCTCCCTTGCATCCCCTGAACGTAACTTTCGTTTTGTCAACTGGGATTTAAACAGCTACCCGGCGGAAAAGGTCGCCGAATACGGTAGGCAAACGGGAGATCTTTTTGCTGAGGGAAGCTTCAGCAGAATCAGCCTCAAAGATGATAAAAAATCGGCGGAAGCCGTTTTAAAGCAGCTCCGAGAGGAAACCTCGACCTTCGAAGAACTGGCCACTGCTCATTCAACCGATATCTATGCCGACAAAGGCGGAGAGATGGGCTATGTGATGCGTTATGCGCTCCAGTCGGATATCAGTAATGATAAAGATCTTGATGAAGTGTTCTCTCTTGCTCCAGGGGAAGCAAGCGGGCTGGTGGAAACCCCCTACGGCTGGGCCATATACAGAAGCAACGGTCCCATCCGCGACGCGGACTTCACTAATGACGAGACCATCGATAAAGTTAGAAGCTACATGCTGGTAAATGATCGGGGAATCGTTGAGGACTATTTTCTCGATTTGGGAAAAACGTTTGGAGAAAGTGCCGAAAAGAGTTCGTTTTCCGAAACGAGTGATACGATGGGGCTTACCGAACATCTTACCGATTATTTCCCCATTAACTTCGGTTCCGTCGGTTTTCTGAAGGTAATCAGGACCTTAGATAATTCCAATTACCTGCAAAGCATCGGTAGCAATGACCGTATTCTGAAATTGCTTTTCTCCCTTGAACCGGAAGGAGTAAGTGAACCGCAGGTTGTCGGCAATAGCGTTATTGTCTTTCAGATGATAGACGAGCGTGATGCTCCGCAGACCGTAAAGGATACCATTGATCAACGTTACCGATCCGTTATCACCAATATGACCGATGATCGGGTCAGAAGACTTTTTCTGGGCTCCAAGAAGCTGGAAAACAATTTCATGGAGGTCTTCAGTACCCGTATTCTCAATCGTGGCTGA
- a CDS encoding cytochrome c biogenesis CcdA family protein: MKFWFVAVLMFYSAFSMPIFSLTAVDIEYYGEIGCSHCDTFRQRLLPRIEAETGVDVRAEYYDILSEDGFTRCKERLTEMGQHFDIFPVLIIGNNAYQGNNAVESGLLRELSFFAKHGDYLKRQKKLHIHRESYSQQFTWLPVFFAGLADGVNPCAFTTMLFFLSWIASRGGGRRKLMLSGGSFITGIFLSYLAIGGGLFTLFRTAEGLVILREGLRYGFSILAFLLALLSCLDAVMVRRGTRSRMILQLPRSIKLLIHAHVRKYDGKESASRPACFSLLLRIVLPLVVTGMIVSLLELACTGQVYFPTIAFMVQSKNKAALPLLLLYNVAFIAPLILLLFLVVAGVSHQRIVGWFNRNLFWGKLGLALLFFVLALLLFLAP; this comes from the coding sequence GTGAAATTCTGGTTTGTTGCGGTGCTTATGTTTTATAGTGCCTTTTCAATGCCTATTTTTTCTTTAACCGCCGTCGATATTGAGTACTACGGGGAGATTGGGTGCTCCCATTGCGATACCTTTCGTCAGAGGCTGCTTCCTCGGATCGAAGCAGAAACCGGGGTCGATGTCAGAGCCGAATACTATGATATTCTTTCTGAAGATGGTTTTACCCGTTGTAAGGAACGCTTAACCGAAATGGGGCAGCACTTTGATATTTTCCCTGTTTTGATTATTGGAAATAATGCGTATCAGGGTAATAATGCTGTGGAGTCCGGACTGCTTCGCGAATTGAGTTTCTTTGCGAAACACGGAGACTATCTGAAACGACAAAAAAAACTTCACATTCATCGCGAATCGTACAGCCAGCAGTTTACCTGGCTTCCGGTTTTTTTCGCCGGTCTTGCTGATGGTGTGAACCCCTGTGCGTTTACCACCATGCTTTTCTTTTTGTCATGGATTGCATCGAGAGGTGGAGGGCGCCGCAAGCTTATGCTTTCGGGAGGAAGCTTTATCACGGGGATTTTCCTCTCGTATCTCGCTATCGGCGGTGGCCTTTTTACCCTTTTCCGCACGGCCGAAGGCCTGGTTATCCTACGGGAAGGTTTACGGTATGGTTTTTCCATCCTTGCCTTTCTTCTTGCTCTTCTTTCTTGCCTCGATGCTGTGATGGTTCGGCGGGGAACTCGGTCGCGGATGATATTGCAACTACCGCGTTCGATCAAGCTTCTGATCCATGCTCATGTTCGAAAGTATGATGGAAAGGAGTCAGCGTCGAGGCCTGCCTGTTTTTCTTTGCTTCTTCGTATAGTTCTCCCGCTCGTCGTTACTGGTATGATTGTCTCACTTTTGGAATTGGCTTGTACCGGCCAGGTTTATTTTCCGACCATCGCTTTCATGGTCCAGAGCAAAAACAAAGCGGCCTTGCCTCTCTTGCTGCTTTACAATGTCGCATTTATAGCGCCTCTTATTCTCTTGCTATTCCTTGTGGTGGCGGGTGTCTCTCATCAGCGTATAGTCGGATGGTTCAACAGAAATCTATTTTGGGGTAAATTGGGTCTTGCTCTTCTATTTTTTGTCTTGGCGCTTTTGCTTTTCCTTGCTCCATAA
- a CDS encoding HAMP domain-containing methyl-accepting chemotaxis protein translates to MIKNLKLGVKMTLGFGFIILLVAIVGGLSIVNMSRITVLSERLKDAYIPEVRVANELERESLRTMLYFSEYSLSFDPDLYKEGMNNHSVVVGALDDALALSEQYSYLSSLKAEVEAANQNVNEYGRQIALLKNSVDAIEAAREQMDAAAATLLDQAEEYLDGQASIQGEEFAASDVGESALLLRAWKSRTMNEVIDMVNAARILNFKAQATKDYSYMKDAVDALDQTETLVQSIRAETKRSSDINFLGEIESSAKSYQDAVHEAYNRFLEVEEIRNDSTEAGNKVLEAAKATASAGVGAAQDIANTTADSLIASMSLILIGVVVALILALIIAVLLTRSIANGLKQGVAFAEEIALGNLEVELDIDQKDEIGILADALRSMLVSLQEKGRVIERIAEGDLTVQFSKTSEKDGLGESLTIMKRSLTDILSNVKGAVEQVASGADQVSQASQELSQGATEQASSLEEITSSINEINAQAKQNAENAMEANGIAKSAVTTAGDGNREMTSLQDAMAAINTSSDQIKKVVKVIDDIAFQINLLALNANVEAARAGKYGKGFAVVAEEVRNLAVKSGGAVQETTMMVEESIGNIELGNKYVESTAGKLKDIVNGVEKVAHFLEEISVASREQAQGIDQITEGLDQIDQVTQSNTASAEESASASEELAGQADQLQSLIQRFRLEDKHLALDAPRSETMPFEDDDFDRL, encoded by the coding sequence ATGATAAAAAATCTCAAACTCGGAGTAAAGATGACCTTAGGGTTTGGTTTTATCATACTTCTTGTGGCTATTGTCGGTGGTCTTTCAATCGTCAATATGTCAAGGATCACTGTTCTATCGGAAAGACTCAAGGATGCATATATTCCCGAAGTGCGAGTTGCAAATGAACTTGAGCGAGAATCGTTAAGGACCATGCTCTACTTCTCTGAGTATTCGCTTAGCTTTGATCCCGATCTCTACAAAGAAGGGATGAACAATCACAGTGTAGTGGTTGGGGCCCTGGATGACGCGCTGGCATTGTCCGAGCAGTATTCCTATCTCTCATCCCTTAAGGCTGAGGTTGAAGCCGCTAACCAAAATGTGAACGAATACGGCCGACAAATTGCTCTTCTAAAGAATTCCGTTGATGCCATAGAGGCCGCAAGGGAGCAGATGGATGCCGCAGCGGCAACGTTGCTTGATCAGGCAGAGGAGTATCTCGACGGCCAGGCAAGCATCCAAGGGGAGGAGTTTGCCGCTTCGGATGTCGGCGAGTCGGCCTTACTTCTTCGGGCCTGGAAAAGTAGGACCATGAATGAGGTGATTGATATGGTCAACGCTGCTCGCATTCTCAATTTTAAGGCTCAGGCAACAAAAGACTATTCATACATGAAAGACGCCGTGGATGCCTTGGATCAAACAGAAACGCTTGTTCAAAGCATTAGGGCAGAAACCAAACGAAGTTCGGATATTAATTTCCTGGGGGAGATTGAATCGTCCGCCAAGAGCTATCAGGATGCCGTTCATGAGGCTTACAATCGATTTTTAGAAGTAGAAGAAATCCGTAATGACAGTACGGAAGCCGGTAACAAAGTCCTTGAGGCTGCAAAAGCGACAGCATCTGCCGGGGTCGGAGCTGCCCAGGATATTGCAAATACTACCGCAGATAGTTTAATTGCCTCCATGTCTCTTATTCTGATTGGTGTGGTTGTTGCCCTTATCCTTGCTTTGATTATTGCCGTTCTATTGACAAGATCGATTGCCAATGGTCTGAAACAGGGGGTTGCCTTTGCCGAAGAGATTGCTTTGGGAAATCTTGAGGTAGAACTTGATATCGATCAGAAGGACGAAATCGGTATCCTGGCGGATGCACTTCGTTCAATGCTTGTGTCATTACAGGAAAAGGGACGGGTGATAGAACGTATTGCGGAAGGCGATTTGACCGTTCAGTTTTCAAAAACATCGGAAAAAGACGGTTTGGGCGAATCTCTTACTATTATGAAGCGCTCACTGACCGATATTCTTTCCAATGTGAAAGGGGCAGTGGAACAGGTCGCTTCTGGAGCCGATCAAGTAAGTCAGGCCTCTCAGGAATTAAGCCAGGGGGCAACGGAACAGGCCTCCAGCCTGGAAGAGATAACATCTTCAATTAATGAGATTAATGCACAGGCAAAGCAAAATGCTGAGAATGCAATGGAGGCCAACGGTATCGCTAAGTCGGCCGTAACCACTGCGGGGGATGGCAACCGTGAGATGACATCGCTCCAGGATGCGATGGCGGCTATTAATACATCGAGTGATCAGATAAAGAAAGTTGTAAAGGTGATCGACGATATTGCATTTCAGATTAATTTGCTGGCCTTAAACGCCAACGTGGAAGCGGCCCGGGCAGGAAAATATGGAAAGGGTTTTGCCGTTGTTGCCGAAGAGGTGCGGAATCTCGCGGTCAAGAGTGGCGGGGCTGTTCAGGAAACAACCATGATGGTTGAGGAGTCCATAGGCAATATCGAACTTGGGAATAAATACGTGGAAAGTACCGCAGGTAAGTTGAAAGACATCGTTAACGGTGTTGAAAAGGTTGCACATTTTCTCGAAGAGATATCGGTTGCCAGCAGAGAGCAAGCTCAGGGTATTGATCAGATTACCGAGGGCTTGGATCAAATCGATCAGGTGACCCAGAGCAATACGGCAAGTGCCGAAGAGAGTGCCTCGGCCAGCGAAGAACTTGCTGGTCAGGCCGATCAGCTGCAGTCACTGATTCAGCGTTTTCGTCTCGAGGAC